The Onthophagus taurus isolate NC chromosome 2, IU_Otau_3.0, whole genome shotgun sequence genome includes a window with the following:
- the LOC139429147 gene encoding ionotropic receptor 75a-like: protein MFRNRHIDTELKVQFRKWNNALIAINSIGNTTVTTTWGDYNETTGLFSGMIGDLQSGRSDIGGSSAFILWNRIGVVDYVSAASSHSTCFIYRAPSLSVVSNVFILPFRHSVWAASCGLILMICVTMYVIIKWEYKDEEFLESLQPTSNILLPYFSDVSVLTFGGVCQQGTEAEPRSVSGRLTMLISFIALMFLYTAYSGTIVAMLQSSSETVNSIEAFLYSKIELGVENVTYMPTFFRNLTEPIRKAIYEKKIAPQGKFKHLMDAEAGIKKVREEFFAFHMEPSAAYTIIRRTFQENEKCSLRELYVWTISLPYLTAARNSSYRELIKIGLRKVEETGIHDREYKILYLKKPECQGGGSTFANVGLTECYFAFYIFAIGCVISLVLLGFELIIFKKQTFI from the exons ATGTTTAGAAACAGACACATTGACACTGAGCTCAAAGTTCAATTTCGTAAATGGAATAACGCATTAATTGCAATAAATTCTATCGGAAATACCACAGTAACCACCACGTGGGGAGATTACAACGAAACAACCGGTCTTTTTTCCGGTATGATTGGCGATTTGCAAAGTGGTCGATCAGATATCGGTGGTAGCTCAGCTTTTATTCTATGGAATAGAATCGGAGTGGTCGATTACGTTTCAGCTGCTTCTTCGCACTCAACTTGTTTCATTTACAGAGCGCCCTCTTTATCGGTTGTCTCAAACGTTTTTATATTACCATTCCGACATTCAGTTTGGGCCGCAAGCTGCGGGTTAATACTAATGATATGTGTAACAATGTACGTAATCATCAAGTGGGAATATAAAGATGAAGAATTTTTAGAAAGTTTACAACCAACATCGAATATTTTGCTACCATATTTTTCGGACGTGTCAGTTTTAACTTTCGGCGGAGTTTGTCAACAAGGAACCGAAGCAGAACCAAGGAGCGTTTCGGGACGTCTTACAATGTTAATCTCTTTTATTGCTCTAATGTTTTTATACACGGCATATTCGGGTACTATTGTGGCAATGCTCCAATCAAGCAGTGAAACTGTTAATTCAATCGAAGCctttttgtattcaaaaattgaattgggCGTTGAAAATGTTACATATATGCCTACATTTTTTCGg AATCTTACCGAACCAATTAGAAAAGCTATTTACGAGAAGAAAATTGCTCCTCaaggaaaatttaaacatcTAATGGACGCTGAAGctggaattaaaaaagtacgagaagaattttttgcttttcaCATGGAACCATCAGCAGCTTACACCATTATTCGACGAACGTttcaagaaaatgaaaaatgttcaTTACGGGAACTATATGTTTGGACGATTAGTTTACCATATTTAACGGCTGCAAGAAATTCGTCTTACAgggaattaattaaaattgg cTTAAGAAAAGTGGAAGAAACAGGTATTCATGATCGCGAGTATAAAATATTGTACTTGAAGAAACCGGAGTGTCAAGGAGGAGGAAGTACTTTCGCCAATGTTGGTCTCACAGAATGTTATTTCGCATTTTATATCTTTGCAATTGGTTGTGTTAttagtttagttttattaggATTTgagttgattatttttaaaaaacaaacatttatataa